In Selenomonadales bacterium, the following are encoded in one genomic region:
- a CDS encoding TetR/AcrR family transcriptional regulator, producing the protein MDRRQRKSREAIFAAFSKLLSKKDFSQITVGEIIEEADVGRATFYAHFATKDYLLKELCEELFCHVFDCIQEQKRIHRHIFDCDAPSSIFLHLFEHFSRNDNHILNLISGPNHDLFLKYFKPGLVNLIEHQIEAVEINRGEELPRDFLVNYIAVTFIETVRWWVDHKKQESPELITKYFLLAIHAKSISLNEE; encoded by the coding sequence ATGGATAGAAGACAAAGAAAGAGCAGAGAAGCGATATTTGCGGCATTTTCGAAATTATTGTCAAAGAAGGACTTTTCACAGATCACGGTAGGTGAGATCATAGAAGAAGCTGATGTGGGGAGAGCTACGTTTTATGCTCATTTTGCGACGAAGGACTATCTTTTGAAAGAGTTGTGCGAAGAATTGTTTTGTCATGTGTTTGATTGTATTCAAGAGCAGAAGCGTATTCATCGACATATTTTTGATTGTGATGCACCAAGTTCTATCTTTTTGCATTTATTTGAGCATTTCAGCAGAAATGATAATCATATTTTGAATTTGATTTCCGGTCCCAATCATGATCTGTTTTTGAAGTATTTTAAACCCGGACTGGTTAATTTGATCGAACACCAAATTGAAGCCGTTGAAATAAATAGAGGAGAAGAATTGCCTCGTGATTTTCTGGTGAATTATATTGCTGTAACGTTTATTGAAACGGTTCGCTGGTGGGTCGATCATAAAAAGCAGGAGTCGCCGGAGTTGATTACGAAATACTTTTTGCTTGCGATTCACGCAAAAAGCATTTCATTGAATGAAGAATAA
- a CDS encoding DUF47 domain-containing protein codes for MFNLKPREDEFFKLFAKSAGVVREGAAYCEEVVLQYEKIEEIKMKMSELEHQADDVNDAILDKLNQTFITPIDREDIYALASKLDDVMDMMDGTVEKMHLYHTGKPTDGAVALASLNLKCADELLRAIELMGNIKKNQEAIMEHIRRIVIIESESDSIYRKEVGELFNTCTDPIYLIKWKEVLQHLEDTADKFEEVADLMRGVVMKYA; via the coding sequence TTGTTTAATTTGAAACCGCGTGAGGACGAATTTTTCAAGCTGTTTGCAAAAAGTGCCGGCGTTGTACGTGAAGGCGCAGCATATTGTGAAGAAGTAGTTCTCCAATATGAAAAAATCGAAGAAATCAAGATGAAAATGTCTGAGCTTGAGCATCAGGCCGATGATGTCAATGATGCGATTTTGGACAAGCTGAATCAGACGTTCATTACGCCGATCGACCGTGAAGATATCTATGCATTGGCTTCCAAACTGGACGATGTTATGGATATGATGGACGGTACGGTTGAAAAAATGCACTTATATCATACGGGCAAACCGACTGATGGTGCGGTTGCTCTTGCAAGCCTTAATTTGAAATGTGCTGATGAGCTTTTGAGAGCGATCGAGCTTATGGGCAACATTAAGAAAAATCAAGAAGCGATCATGGAACATATTCGTCGTATCGTTATCATCGAAAGTGAAAGCGATTCGATCTATCGTAAAGAAGTCGGTGAGCTTTTCAATACTTGCACAGATCCGATCTACTTAATTAAATGGAAAGAAGTTCTGCAGCATTTGGAAGACACGGCTGATAAGTTCGAAGAAGTTGCTGACTTGATGCGCGGAGTGGTAATGAAGTATGCTTGA
- a CDS encoding inorganic phosphate transporter: protein MLDLDILIIMVVACALVFDYVNGFHDTANAIATSVSTRALSPRVAIWMAAGLNFLGAMYSTGVAKTIGADLVKSASLINSEVMIAALMGAITWNLLTWYVEMPSSSSHALVGGVVGAVIVSVGVDALKIEGIMKIVMALICSPVVALVTGFFVMIALYWIFGRMAPRNVNHSFKKMQIVSAAMMAFSHGSNDAQKAMGIITLALLSSGYIDVFEVPFWVKLCAATAMGCGTAAGGWKIIKTMGGKIFKLEPISGFAADLNSSLVIFGATLLHLPVSTTHVVSGSIMGVGTAKRVRAVRWGVARSMLMAWIFTIPCSALVSGICYKVIKLFL from the coding sequence ATGCTTGATCTCGATATACTGATTATAATGGTCGTTGCCTGTGCGCTTGTCTTTGACTATGTCAATGGTTTCCATGATACGGCAAATGCGATCGCAACGTCGGTATCGACTCGTGCGTTGTCGCCGCGTGTTGCTATCTGGATGGCAGCAGGTCTGAACTTTTTGGGTGCTATGTACAGCACCGGGGTTGCTAAGACGATTGGGGCAGACCTCGTTAAGTCGGCAAGCCTTATCAATTCGGAGGTCATGATCGCCGCTCTTATGGGGGCTATCACGTGGAATCTTCTGACTTGGTATGTAGAGATGCCGAGCAGCTCGTCGCATGCACTTGTAGGCGGTGTTGTCGGTGCTGTTATCGTCAGCGTCGGTGTTGATGCACTGAAGATAGAAGGTATCATGAAGATCGTCATGGCACTTATCTGTTCGCCGGTCGTAGCGCTCGTAACGGGTTTCTTCGTTATGATCGCACTCTACTGGATCTTCGGCAGAATGGCACCGCGCAATGTCAACCATAGCTTTAAAAAAATGCAGATCGTATCTGCGGCTATGATGGCATTCTCGCATGGTTCGAATGATGCGCAGAAAGCGATGGGTATCATTACTCTCGCACTTCTCAGCTCGGGTTATATCGATGTATTCGAAGTTCCGTTCTGGGTCAAATTGTGTGCGGCAACTGCAATGGGTTGCGGTACGGCAGCCGGTGGTTGGAAGATCATCAAGACGATGGGCGGTAAGATATTCAAATTGGAGCCGATCAGCGGTTTTGCGGCTGACCTCAACTCCTCGCTCGTTATCTTCGGGGCGACGCTCCTCCATCTTCCTGTTAGTACGACGCACGTTGTATCGGGCTCTATCATGGGTGTCGGTACGGCAAAACGTGTTCGCGCGGTACGCTGGGGTGTAGCACGCTCGATGCTTATGGCATGGATATTCACGATTCCTTGCTCGGCACTCGTAAGCGGTATCTGCTACAAAGTAATTAAATTATTCTTGTAA
- a CDS encoding cation transporter, translating into MKTKNNIFIAFLLNLSFSIFEFWGGIITGSVAIMSDAMHDLGDAIAIGISYFLERKSQQQPDEMFTYGYARYSILGSIIVSGILVFGSVIIIYNAIERILYPISIDYNGMILFAIVGIILNFLAAYITRKGDSLNQKAVNLHMLEDMLGWIVVLIGAIIMNVTDIAILDPIMSI; encoded by the coding sequence ATGAAAACAAAGAACAATATTTTCATTGCATTTTTACTGAATCTTTCCTTCTCCATTTTTGAATTTTGGGGAGGAATCATTACAGGAAGTGTCGCGATCATGTCTGATGCGATGCACGACTTGGGAGATGCCATTGCCATTGGAATATCTTATTTTCTGGAGCGTAAAAGCCAACAGCAGCCTGATGAAATGTTTACCTATGGTTATGCTCGCTACTCAATCTTAGGCAGTATAATCGTATCGGGGATTCTCGTATTCGGTTCTGTGATAATCATTTATAATGCAATCGAGCGCATTCTTTACCCCATATCAATCGATTACAACGGCATGATCCTATTCGCCATTGTAGGTATCATACTGAACTTCTTGGCGGCATACATCACTCGCAAAGGAGATTCCTTGAACCAAAAAGCCGTCAACCTGCACATGCTGGAAGATATGCTCGGCTGGATCGTTGTTTTGATCGGTGCAATCATTATGAATGTCACTGATATTGCTATCCTTGATCCTATTATGTCTATTT